The Muntiacus reevesi chromosome 7, mMunRee1.1, whole genome shotgun sequence genome includes a region encoding these proteins:
- the LOC136172014 gene encoding olfactory receptor 4F3/4F16/4F29-like: MNHSVVSEFVFLGLTNSWEIQLLLFVFSSVFYVASMLGNSLILLTVTMNPHLHSPMYFLLANLSFIDLGVSSVISPKMIYDLFRNREVISFGGCITQIFFLHITGGVEMVLLITMAFDRYVAICKPLHYFTIMSRKKCILLVVAAWIIGLIHSIVQLGFVAKLPFCGPNIIDSFYCDFPQFIKLACTDTYRLEFMVTANSGFISLGSFFILIISYIFILITVRKHSSDSSSKALSTLSTHVMVVILFFDPCIFVYIWPHPRSHLDKFLAVFDAVLTPFFNSVIYTFRNKDVKMAMRKLCSHFIIYRRIS; encoded by the coding sequence ATGAATCACTCTGTGGTGTCAGAGTTTGTGTTCCTGGgactcaccaactcctgggagaTCCAGCTTCTCCTCTTTgtgttctcttctgttttctatgtGGCAAGCATGTTGGGAAACTCCCTCATTTTGCTCACTGTTACGATGAACCCTCACTTACACTCCCCCATGTACTTTCTATTGGCCAACCTCTCCTTCATTGACCTGGGAGTTTCTTCTGTCATCTCTCCCAAGATGATTTATGACCTTTTCAGAAATCGTGAAGTCATCTCCTTTGGTGGCTGCATCACTCAGATCTTCTTCCTCCACATCACTGGTGGTGTGGAGATGGTGCTGCTCATCACCATGGCCTTTGACAGATATGTTGCCATATGCAAGCCTCTCCACTACTTCACTATTATGAGTCGAAAAAAGTGTATTTTGCTCGTGGTTGCTGCATGGATAATTGGCTTGATTCACTCTATCGTTCAACTGGGTTTTGTTGCAAAATTGCCATTCTGTGGTCCTAATATAATAGACAGCTTTTACTGTGATTTTCCTCAATTTATCAAACTTGCCTGCACAGATACCTACAGATTGGAGTTCATGGTCACAGCCAACAGTGGATTCATATCTCTGGGATCATTCTTCATATTGATCATCTCCTACATTTTTATCCTCATCACTGTTCGGAAACACTCTTCAGATAGCTCATCTAAGGCCCTCTCCACTTTGTCAACTCATGTCATGGTGGTGATTTTGTTCTTTGATCCTTGCATCTTCGTTTACATCTGGCCTCACCCCAGGTCACACCTAGACAAATTCCTTGCTGTTTTTGATGCAGTTCTCACTCCTTTTTTCAATTCAGTCATCTATACATTCAGGAACAAAGACGTGAAAATGGCAATGAGGAAACTATGCAGTCACTTTATTATATATAGAAGAATTTCTTAA
- the LOC136171987 gene encoding olfactory receptor 4F3/4F16/4F29-like: MGGANHSVVSEFVFLGLSSSWEIQLLLFLFFSVFYMASLMGNLLIVFSVSADPSLHSPMYFLLANLSFLDVGGCSLAAPKMIYDLFRKRKAISFGGCLTQIFFIHAIGGTEMVLLIAMAFDRYVAICKPLHYLTIMNPRMCALMLAAAWVLGLIHSVAQLAFVVDLPFCGPNVLDSFYCDLPQLIKLACTETYRLEFMVTANSGLISVVSFFTLIISYIFILVTVRKHSSGSVSKALSTLAHVTVVVLFFGPLIYFYTWPFPSSHLDKFLAIFDAVLTPFLNPIIYTFRNKEMKATMKKLCHQLVSFSKMS; the protein is encoded by the coding sequence ATGGGTGGGGCCAACCACTCTGTGGTGTCTGAGTTTGTGTTCCTGGGACTCTCCAGTTCCTGGGAGATCCAgctgcttcttttcctttttttctctgtgttctaCATGGCAAGCCTGATGGGAAACCTCCTCATTGTGTTCTCTGTGAGTGCTGACCCTAGCTTGCACTCCCCCATGTACTTCCTGCTGGCCAACCTCTCCTTTCTTGATGTGGGGGGTTGCTCTCTTGCTGCTCCCAAAATGATTTATGACCTTTTCAGAAAACGCAAAGCCATCTCTTTTGGGGGTTGTCTAACTCAGATCTTCTTTATTCATGCCATTGGGGGCACAGAAATGGTGCTGCTCATCGCCATGGCCTTTGACAGATATGTGGCCATATGCAAGCCTCTCCACTACCTGACCATCATGAACCCACGAATGTGCGCTTTGATGTTGGCTGCCGCCTGGGTCCTTGGCCTCATTCACTCAGTGGCCCAATTGGCTTTTGTTGTAGACTTGCCCTTCTGTGGTCCTAATGTATTGGACAGCTTTTATTGTGATCTCCCCCAACTCATTAAACTTGCTTGCACAGAGACCTATAGACTAGAGTTCATGGTCACCGCCAACAGTGGACTCATCTCTGTGGTTTCCTTCTTCACACTGATTATTTCTTACATCTTCATTCTGGTCACTGTTCGGAAACACTCCTCAGGTAGCGTATCCAAAGCCCTCTCCACCTTGGCTCATGTCACTGTGGTGGTCTTATTCTTTGGGCCATTAATCTACTTCTACACCTGGCCCTTCCCTTCATCACACTTGGACAAGTTTCTTGCTATCTTTGATGCAGTTCTCACTCCTTTTCTGAATCCAATCATCTATACATTCAGGAACAAGGAGATGAAAGCAACAATGAAGAAACTCTGCCATCAGCTTGTGAGTTTCAGCAAGATGTCCTAA
- the LOC136171960 gene encoding olfactory receptor 4F3/4F16/4F29-like translates to MGGANQSMVSEFVFLGLSSSWEIQLLLFLFFSVFYMASLMGNLLIVFSVSADPSLHSPMYFLLANLSFLDVGGCSLAAPKMIYDLFRKRKAISFGGCLTQIFFIHAIGGTEMVLLIAMAFDRYVAICKPLHYLTIMNPRMCALMLAAAWVLGLIHSVAQLAFVVDLPFCGPNVLDSFYCDLPQLIKLACTETYRLEFMVTANSGLISVVSFFILIISYIFILVTVRKHSSGSVSKALSTLSAHVTVVVLFFGPLIYFYTWPFPSSHLDKFLAILDAVLTPFLNPIIYTFRNKEMKATMKKLCHQLVSFSKMS, encoded by the coding sequence ATGGGTGGAGCCAACCAGTCCATGGTGTCTGAGTTTGTGTTCCTGGGACTCTCCAGTTCCTGGGAGATCCAgctgcttcttttcctttttttctctgtgttctaCATGGCAAGCCTGATGGGAAACCTCCTCATTGTGTTCTCTGTGAGTGCTGACCCTAGCTTGCACTCCCCCATGTACTTCCTGCTGGCCAACCTCTCCTTTCTTGATGTGGGGGGTTGCTCTCTTGCTGCTCCCAAAATGATTTATGACCTTTTCAGAAAACGCAAAGCCATCTCTTTTGGGGGTTGTCTAACTCAGATCTTCTTTATTCATGCCATTGGGGGCACAGAAATGGTGCTGCTCATCGCCATGGCCTTTGACAGATATGTGGCCATATGCAAGCCTCTCCACTACCTGACCATCATGAACCCACGAATGTGCGCTTTGATGTTGGCTGCCGCCTGGGTCCTTGGCCTCATTCACTCAGTGGCCCAATTGGCTTTTGTTGTAGACTTGCCCTTCTGTGGTCCTAATGTATTGGACAGCTTTTATTGTGATCTCCCCCAACTCATTAAACTTGCTTGCACAGAGACCTATAGACTAGAGTTCATGGTCACCGCCAACAGTGGACTCATCTCTGTGGTTTCCTTCTTCATATTGATTATTTCTTACATCTTCATTCTGGTCACTGTTCGGAAACACTCCTCAGGTAGCGTATCCAAAGCCCTCTCCACCTTGTCGGCTCATGTCACTGTGGTGGTCTTATTCTTTGGGCCATTAATCTACTTCTACACCTGGCCCTTCCCTTCATCACACTTGGACAAGTTTCTTGCTATCTTAGATGCAGTTCTCACTCCTTTTCTGAATCCAATCATCTATACATTCAGGAACAAGGAGATGAAAGCAACAATGAAGAAACTCTGCCATCAGCTTGTGAGTTTCAGCAAGATGTCCTAA